From the Xyrauchen texanus isolate HMW12.3.18 chromosome 37, RBS_HiC_50CHRs, whole genome shotgun sequence genome, one window contains:
- the alkal1 gene encoding ALK and LTK ligand 1 isoform X2: MRAEKRWHILLSMIILLITSSQCMDSKEVKQKERETLLNLILQVIGDNQRDKPASRRITSGLYSASQDVKFSSREKTAHLSKADSRRPIEIVPRDIRMKDKFIEHFTGPVKFPSECRTHFSRIYYNTRDCSQPTYYKRCARLLTRLAMSPLCTQS, encoded by the exons ATGCGGGCTGAGAAGAGATGGCACATATTATTGAGTATGATCATTTTGCTCATCACCTCCAGCCAGTGCATGGACAGCAAGGAGGTAAAGCAGAAGGAAAGAGAAACTCTGCTTAATCTAATCTTGCAAGTGATCGGGGACAACCAGCGGGACAAGCCTGCATCCAGACGCATTACCAGTGGCCTCTACTCTGCATCTCAAGATGTGAAGTTTTCTTCGCGTGAAAAGACTGCACATTTGTCCAAGGCGGACAGCCGCAGACCAATAG AAATTGTCCCAAGAGACATAAGAATGAAAGACAAATTTATAGAACATTTTACAG GACCTGTCAAGTTTCCATCTGAATGCAGAACACATTTCAGTAGGATTTATTACAACACAAGGGATTGCTCCCAACCAACAT ATTATAAAAGATGTGCTCGATTGCTAACAAGACTAGCTATGAGTCCCCTTTGCACACAGTCATAG
- the alkal1 gene encoding ALK and LTK ligand 1 isoform X1 produces the protein MRAEKRWHILLSMIILLITSSQCMDSKEVKQKERETLLNLILQVIGDNQRDKPASRRITSGLYSASQDVKFSSREKTAHLSKADSRRPIEIVPRDIRMKDKFIEHFTAGPVKFPSECRTHFSRIYYNTRDCSQPTYYKRCARLLTRLAMSPLCTQS, from the exons ATGCGGGCTGAGAAGAGATGGCACATATTATTGAGTATGATCATTTTGCTCATCACCTCCAGCCAGTGCATGGACAGCAAGGAGGTAAAGCAGAAGGAAAGAGAAACTCTGCTTAATCTAATCTTGCAAGTGATCGGGGACAACCAGCGGGACAAGCCTGCATCCAGACGCATTACCAGTGGCCTCTACTCTGCATCTCAAGATGTGAAGTTTTCTTCGCGTGAAAAGACTGCACATTTGTCCAAGGCGGACAGCCGCAGACCAATAG AAATTGTCCCAAGAGACATAAGAATGAAAGACAAATTTATAGAACATTTTACAG CAGGACCTGTCAAGTTTCCATCTGAATGCAGAACACATTTCAGTAGGATTTATTACAACACAAGGGATTGCTCCCAACCAACAT ATTATAAAAGATGTGCTCGATTGCTAACAAGACTAGCTATGAGTCCCCTTTGCACACAGTCATAG